The Acropora muricata isolate sample 2 chromosome 4, ASM3666990v1, whole genome shotgun sequence genome contains the following window.
ctaTGTTGacttcgaaaataaggccgcacgcggttgtgggatacggcgttaaaatttttcatcccagtcctccgaattacgtcaccagatcacctgggtaTAGTGATGGCCACATTTGGGCAGTGGTAGCAATCAACTGAGTGTCTCACGACAAGAATATTGTCAGCTGTGAATCAACCTTGCTTTGATGATTTTATGGATGGACGATTAGGAAAATGATTGGAGGTTCAAGAAATTCATTAATTCAAGAAAGATTCAGTACGCAAACAAAGACAATCTATCCTACTGGTATTCCTTGGAATAACATGATAAGTGATCCAATCAGATTCAGTTTGAATAAAGCGAACTTTAATTTCTCGAGCAGAAATCACTGCAACGTAGAAATATGCATTTCATAATCACCCCCGCCCCCGCTCCCCAAGTGTCGGCTTTGCCCTCAACACGTTCAATGAGAagtcgattttataaatatgttttggtttgacgagaaaaaaaaaacaaagaaagaaattttatCTCTTTCCCAGGGCTCTTTTCCTCCACTTTTGCATGAATGGGGGGGAGGGGAAAGGGGATCGAGACGCGTCGCCCTCAAGTGAGGAAAAGGAGCGCTGGGGACGAGGTTCAAAGAAATCGTAAAACgagctaaaaaaaaagcaaactgaAAGGTAGTTTCCATTACCgatccctcaaaagcaaatagGATACCCTCTCCACCCACATCTCAAATCACTTCCTAAATGATCTTCCATAAATGATCATGAGAAGCAATTAGAGAGGTGGGGAGGGGTTGGCACTCTCTAAGCCTGATTGGGTCTTACCACACTCATagcaatttttccttttatatGGCATAAGATACACGGCGATATCCAAAGGACAGACACCAGAAGCAATCACTGAGTTATAGCACTGGTCATGTTGCTGACAACACCTGTAGATATTAAAAATGCTATGTAAAAAAGAGGGTCTCTTTTGCCGTAGGGAGATAGAGCTATCAGATCGGCGGAAAAGACCTGGACACGAGTTTGAATCTAAAATGACCAACTTGCAAAGATTTCACACAACTTCGAATAAATTCAGATAAACCTAGTTCTTTAAAATCAATCGTTTTTCCCATCACCACTCTCGACCTTCCCGGGTGTGAGGGCTTTCAATAGGGCTAAAATTTGAACTGCCTCAAAGGCAGATCTTTCAGCAACTCATCTTTCATATCAACAGCTTCACCGGCCTTCAAAGGGACTAGAAAACTCTCACTTTGTTTCTTGGGCCACTACTGTCCACATGACCTTCGCATTTTAACTAAATGACTAGCAGGCTGATTCCACATCCAAGTCTTTATTTctccaggagcccatcagatggagcctccatctctattaatttcttgagttaaccctttGCCGAGTAGATTTATGAAtagaatcattttcttttgtaatgcgcttgaatcgcatgaatgtgcttgctgcctgctgtcatttctctattttcattggctctttcctctatcagcgcgcgaagCCTCCGCAGGGAATCGTTCTATTTaactactcgggaaagggtttgTATGGGAGATacaggctccatctgatgggttcCTGATTTCTCTCATTCTGCATTGGCCCGTTATCTGACGGTTTTATCTTAATTTCAAATACTGGTCCTGCCAAATAACAGCCAATCATGCCAGAGCTGGTTGCGCTTTATGGTTCAATCATATCTCATCCCggaagtaaaaaaacaaaaaaacaaaacaggtatATTTGTACCTATCTGTTTGGTCCTTGGGTACTCCCTCCCCGCCAATGCCACAGTAGCAACCGTAACCCACGTATTCAAGCGGGTTTCTGCCCACGTGACATGCTATCATGAGACCGAACTGGATAAGACTTCTGCTTGAAGATACAATAGGCGAATCCTGATTCGCTAATTAGCAAAAACATAATTCAGAAGTCAACTCAAAAATTTGAGACGCAGGTGCATATCAAGTAGGACGTCAATAccttattaaaaataaaaacgatAAAGTACCATCCTCCTAAGATATCTTActgcccccacaccccccccccccgcttAATTTCTTGCAAAGTACAAATACCAGTGAAATATGGAAAGTGCTACTCATGGTTGGTGAGGGGTTGCATGAAGAAGAGAGGTACACTGTGCATGTAAAACGTCACGAAATGTCCCCCGACACAAATCaagtatagagtgtgttcgctcatgtgaccagaaagCATATATGCATAATGAAACataaggaggaatttgcataaaaatagagttcaatccccaaaagaatatttcacttctccaacatggccgccgtttctttgtttaatcccccaacatggccgccgtgacgtcatgtaaACACACTCTACATAAAGCAAAGCTAATGCTAGCATAATAAAAAGTCCACTACTTCCCAAAGGAACTCAGGAACTCAGCAAAATTGTAACCCCATCCCTAACCTAGTAATGTTCTCAACTCTGACCGTAAAATCTGAATCAAATAAACAGATAAAACGCTACTCTGTACCATAAACTGCAAATTTGCAAAGCAGGGCGGCTAGGGATATCATCAAGAGTAGGTACGACGTGAATGCTAACCATCTTAACTCACTCCGTCAGGACAATCTCGTTAAACGTCGGAAAAAGCTTAAAGCCATCCTAATGTTTAAAATACTAAATGATCTTGCTCCGGATTATCTATAGGACCTGTTTTGAACTCGTACAACACAATACAATGTCAGGAATTAAGAAATTAAGCTTAATCATAATTTTGCCCAAACCAAATATCAGCTACCTCAAAAAAAGTTTTAGCTACAGTGAGGCCTCATAATGGCACAGCTTTCCCATCAATTCACGTATGATCGAATCATTTAGatcttttaaaaaagaaatgaatagaTTTTATGAATATGAAGGTTAGGTTCCCACACAGCGACCTtgtaaaacaatatttttgctaaCATAAGTAGATATTGGATTTTTGAAGTCGTTTTGCCGTTATCTTCGGTAAACCAGGATGCATCTGATAATAAATGCTAGGATCCTAAAGTGAACCCAAAACAGAAGATCTTGTTACGATGAGCTTACCTTGTACAGATGAAAGAGTCTTGACTCGTTTCTCAGTCTGTAATCAATAAAACGGCAGAGaaaattaaccccttaactgccg
Protein-coding sequences here:
- the LOC136914578 gene encoding phospholipase A2 A2-actitoxin-Cgg2a-like — translated: MKQLLILFFVSGIILEFSQTERIRDQTEKRVKTLSSVQANQDSPIVSSSRSLIQFGLMIACHVGRNPLEYVGYGCYCGIGGEGVPKDQTDRCCQQHDQCYNSVIASGVCPLDIAVYLMPYKRKNCYECETASYYWFYGECRETLCKCDSEAVQCLKRSKFNTALILYPQDKC